Proteins from one Camelina sativa cultivar DH55 chromosome 8, Cs, whole genome shotgun sequence genomic window:
- the LOC104707063 gene encoding 39S ribosomal protein L45, mitochondrial-like: protein MALVRRFHTVRSLLRTAGSRESSSLPFGNGNEFSLAQIGDDFRFGYWRSYHSSXXXVPEAHGRSMHSRLYESHNVNIHLLRSTLIAESLPFTNEKRFVATQVKAPPQLQKTGAVRVSMVSPGFVYEPYALQEKISIWRRCFTRGGWRRTKEDFVRELRSAYAIAKLRKTGYSKNTFYIEALELYKQINILMANGDKKEIRKNVTERMYSALKNEIKQREAIWDGVYWEIIEPVDKIRTLQARLIGIDRTDLKKAFIQLTLEFLTKQKFEAYDAKGNVVAGDRKKEVLVRDIWVFEKSLFHTGAYWRLCGRIKL from the exons ATGGCGCTCGTGAGAAGGTTTCACACAGTTCGTTCTTTGTTGCGAACAGCTGGATCAAGAGAATCTTCTTCACTCCC ATTTGGGAATGGAAATGAGTTCTCCTTGGCTCAAATCGGAGATGATTTCAGATTTGGGTATTGGAGAAGCTATCATTCTTCNNNNNNNN CAGTTCCTGAAGCTCATGGGAGAAGTATGCATTCACGTTTGTATGAGAGCCATAACGTCAACATACATTTGCTTCGATCTACTCTG ATTGCAGAGTCTTTGCCGTTTACGAATGAGAAAAGGTTTGTTGCAACGCAAGTTAAGGCTCCACCTCAACTACAGAAAACG GGTGCCGTTAGAGTGTCTATGGTAAGTCCTGGATTTGTATATGAACCCTATGCACTTCAAGAGAAGATCTCGATTTGGCGGAG ATGTTTCACAAGAGGTGGTTGGCGAAGAACAAAAGAGGATTTTGTACGGGAG CTAAGAAGCGCCTACGCAATCGCTAAGTTAAGGAAGACAGGGTATTCAAAGAATACGTTCTACATAGAAGCACTGGAGTTGTACAAACAG ATTAATATTCTGATGGCCAATGGTGACAAGAAGGAGATAAGAAAAAACGTAACGGAAAGAATGTATTCT GCACTGAAGaatgaaatcaaacaaagagaagcCATCTGGGATGGTGTTTACTGGGAAATAATTGAGCCAGTTGACAAGATCAGAACTTTACAAGCTCGACTG ATCGGAATTGACCGTACAGACCTTAAGAAAGCATTCATACAACTGACACTCGAGTTTCTGACAAAGCAG AAATTCGAAGCATACGATGCAAAAGGCAATGTAGTAGCTGGAGACAGGAAGAAAGAG GTGCTTGTACGTGACATATGGGTCTTTGAGAAGTCTCTTTTCCATACAGGAGCTTACTGGCGGCTCTGTGGCCGGATCAAATTATGA
- the LOC104709472 gene encoding glutathione synthetase, chloroplastic-like produces MISGCSSLSYFSSTCVTGASVFTCSSTLKLNPRRSRLLFQNPRILRNQEPLLRSGRSLVMDSHKPMFDVDKFDDEFVQKLKSGNLPGVGMMHAPISLLPTAFPEIYWNQACDVTPIFSELIDRVSLDGKFLQDSLSRTKKADIFTSRLLDIHSNMLERNKKEDIRLGLHRFDYMLDEETNSLLQIEMNTIACSFPGHSRLVSELHQTLLRSYGDQIGIDSERVPKNTSTGQFADAMAKAWLEYNNPRAVVMVIVQAEERNMYDQHWLSSMLKEKHNIVAIRKTLAEVEKEGSVQEDGTLIVGGKAVAVVYFRSGYTPNDHPSESEWNARMLIEESSAVKCPTIAYHLTGTKKIQQELAKPGVLERFLDNKEDIAKLRKCFAGLWSLDDQEIVKQAIEKPGLFVMKPQREGGGNNIYGDDVRDNLLRLQKEGVDGNSAYILMQRIFPKVSNTFMVREGAYHKSQAISELGVYGAYLRNKDKVIVNEQSGYLMRTKISSSDEGGVAAGFGVLDSIYLN; encoded by the exons ATGATCAGTGGCTGCTCTTCTCTCTCATACTTTTCTTCCACTTGCGTCACTGGGGCCTCTGTTTTCACTTGTTCTTCTACGCTGAAACTCAATCCAAGAAGAAGCAGATTACTTTTCCAGAACCCTAGAATTCTGAGAAATCAGGAACCTTTGTTGAGGTCTGGGAGATCCCTGGTGATGGACTCACACAAACCCATGTTCGATGTTGACAAGTTTGATGATGAGTTTGTTCAGAAACTG AAATCAGGAAACCTTCCAGGGGTTGGAATGATGCACGCCCCCATTTCATTGCTACCAACTGCATTCCCAGAAATCTACTGGAACCAAGCTTGTGATGTTACTCCTATTTTCAGTGAATTGATTGATCGTGTTAGCTTGGATGGCAAATTCTTACAGGATAGTCTCTCTAG AACAAAGAAAGCTGACATCTTTACATCTAGACTTCTTGACATTCACTCCAACATGctagaaagaaacaagaaagag GATATTCGTTTGGGTTTACACCGGTTTGATTATATGCttgatgaagaaacaaattcaCTTCTTCAGATTGAGATGAACACTATCGCGTGTTCGTTTCCAGGCCATAGTCGTCTTGTTAGCGAGCTACACCA GACTTTGCTTCGATCTTATGGGGATCAGATTGGGATAGACTCTGAACGTGTACCTAAGAATACATCCACGGGACAATTTGCTGATGCAATGGCTAAAGCTTGGTTGGAGTACAATAACCCAAG AGCGGTGGTCATGGTAATTGTACAGGCAGAAGAACGCAACATGTATGATCAACATTGGCTGAGCAGtatgttgaaagaaaa GCACAATATAGTAGCCATCAGGAAGACCCTAGCAGAAGTCGAGAAGGAAGGGAGTGTACAAGAGGATGGAACCCTTATTGt TGGCGGCAAAGCAGTCGCGGTGGTTTATTTCAGATCTGGCTATACTCCCAATGATCATCCATCTGAATCA GAATGGAATGCTAGGATGCTAATAGAGGAGTCTTCAGCAGTCAAATGCCCCACTATAGCTTATCATTTAACCGGCACCAAGAAAATCCAGCAAGAACTGGCAAAACCAGGTGTTCTCGAGAG GTTTCTGGACAACAAAGAGGACATTGCTAAGCTGAGGAAATGCTTTGCTGGGCTATGGAGCTTGGATGATCAAGAAATCGTCAAGCAGGCAATCGAAAAACCTGGATTGTTCGTTATGAAGCCTCAGAGAGAAGGCGGAG GAAACAACATCTATGGAGATGATGTGAGGGACAATCTTCTGAGACTGCAGAAAGAAGGAGTTGATGGAAACTCTGCATATATCCTGATGCAGAGGATATTCCCAAAGGTGTCAAACACGTTCATGGTGCGAGAAGGTGCTTACCATAAAAGTCAAGCTATATCAGAACTCGGTGTGTATGGTGCATATCTCAG GAACAAAGACAAGGTTATAGTAAACGAGCAGAGTGGTTACCTAATGCGCACGAAGATCTCATCATCAGATGAAGGCGGCGTTGCAGCTGGTTTTGGAGTCTTGGACAGCATCTATTTGAATTGA
- the LOC104707064 gene encoding uncharacterized protein LOC104707064 isoform X2 translates to MAILLHSLCLHPPNPKPQNHNKPKILSPCATFRRDVVLRTASLCFVSFIFQNQIPESLADPLKSSKPLRLGIANTSSWFQFFGDGFAIRVPPDFEDVNEPEDYSAGLSLYGDKAKPKTFAARFQTPDGSEVLSVVIRPSNQLKITFLEATDISDLGSLKTAARLFVPGAATIYAARTIKVKEEEGLEITTSTSLVEMKNA, encoded by the exons atgGCCATTCTACTTCACTCTCTCTGTCTTCATCCGccaaaccctaaacctcaaaaCCATAATAAACCCAAAATCTTATCACCTTGTGCAACCTTCCGGAGAGATGTGGTGCTTAGAACAGCATCTCTCTGTTTCGTCTCGTTCatctttcaaaaccaaattccaGAGTCATTAGCAGATCCTTTGAAGTCTTCTAAACCGTTAAGACTCGGCATTGCCAACACTTCGTCTTGGTTCCAGTTCTTTGGTGATGGGTTCGCCATTAGAGTTCCTCCTGATTTTGAAGACGTCAATGAGCCTGAG GATTACTCTGCAGGATTGTCACTCTATGGGGACAAGGCAAAGCCAAAAACTTTCGCTGCCCGGTTCCAAACTCCTGATGG ATCAGAAGTTTTAAGCGTAGTCATTCGCCCTTCAAATCAACTTAAGATCACTTTCTTAGAG GCTACAGATATATCTGATTTGGGATCGTTGAAGACAGCTGCAAGACTCTTTGTTCCAG GTGCGGCAACGATTTACGCTGCTCGTACAATCAAGGTAAAGGAGGAAGAAGGTTT AGAAATTACTACTTCTACGAGTTTGGTAGAGATGAAGAACGCATAG
- the LOC104707064 gene encoding uncharacterized protein LOC104707064 isoform X1 — translation MAILLHSLCLHPPNPKPQNHNKPKILSPCATFRRDVVLRTASLCFVSFIFQNQIPESLADPLKSSKPLRLGIANTSSWFQFFGDGFAIRVPPDFEDVNEPEDYSAGLSLYGDKAKPKTFAARFQTPDGSEVLSVVIRPSNQLKITFLEATDISDLGSLKTAARLFVPGAATIYAARTIKVKEEEGLRNYYFYEFGRDEERIALVASVNRGKVYIVGAAAPESKWKDDELKLRSAAISFTIL, via the exons atgGCCATTCTACTTCACTCTCTCTGTCTTCATCCGccaaaccctaaacctcaaaaCCATAATAAACCCAAAATCTTATCACCTTGTGCAACCTTCCGGAGAGATGTGGTGCTTAGAACAGCATCTCTCTGTTTCGTCTCGTTCatctttcaaaaccaaattccaGAGTCATTAGCAGATCCTTTGAAGTCTTCTAAACCGTTAAGACTCGGCATTGCCAACACTTCGTCTTGGTTCCAGTTCTTTGGTGATGGGTTCGCCATTAGAGTTCCTCCTGATTTTGAAGACGTCAATGAGCCTGAG GATTACTCTGCAGGATTGTCACTCTATGGGGACAAGGCAAAGCCAAAAACTTTCGCTGCCCGGTTCCAAACTCCTGATGG ATCAGAAGTTTTAAGCGTAGTCATTCGCCCTTCAAATCAACTTAAGATCACTTTCTTAGAG GCTACAGATATATCTGATTTGGGATCGTTGAAGACAGCTGCAAGACTCTTTGTTCCAG GTGCGGCAACGATTTACGCTGCTCGTACAATCAAGGTAAAGGAGGAAGAAGGTTTAAG AAATTACTACTTCTACGAGTTTGGTAGAGATGAAGAACGCATAGCTTTAGTAGCCTCTGTGAACAGAGGGAAG GTTTATATCGTTGGAGCAGCTGCACCAGAATCGAAATGGAAAGATGATGAGTTGAAGCTTCGATCTGCTGCCATTTCTTTCACTATCTTATAA